Below is a window of Vibrio sp. SS-MA-C1-2 DNA.
GAGTGAAATAGAACCTGAAACCGTATACGTACAAGCAGTGGGAGCCTCTTTTATGGGGTGACTGCGTACCTTTTGTATAATGGGTCAGCGACTTATATTCAGTGGCAAGGTTAACCGTTTAGGGGAGCCGTAGGGAAACCGAGTCTTAACTGGGCGACACAGTCTCTGGATATAGACCCGAAACCGAGTGATCTAGCCATGGGCAGGTTGAAGGTTGAGTAACATCAACTGGAGGACCGAACCGACTAATGTTGAAAAATTAGCGGATGACTTGTGGCTAGGGGTGAAAGGCCAATCAAACTCGGAGATAGCTGGTTCTCCCCGAAAGCTATTTAGGTAGCGCCTCGGACGAATACTACTGGGGGTAGAGCACTGTTAAGGCTAGGGGGTCATCCCGACTTACCAACCCTTTGCAAACTCCGAATACCAGTAAGTAATATCCGGGAGACACACGGCGGGTGCTAACGTCCGTCGTGGAGAGGGAAACAACCCAGACCGTCAGCTAAGGTCCCAAAGTTGTGATTAAGTGGGAAACGATGTGGGAAGGCTCAGACAGCCAGGATGTTGGCTTAGAAGCAGCCATCATTTAAAGAAAGCGTAATAGCTCACTGGTCGAGTCGGCCTGCGCGGAAGATGTAACGGGGCTAAATCACACACCGAAGCTACGGCAATATAGCTTTGCTATATTGGGTAGGGGAGCGTTCTGTAAGCGGTTGAAGGTGTATCGAGAGGTATGCTGGACGTATCAGAAGTGCGAATGCTGACATGAGTAACGATAAAGGGGGTGAAAAGCCCCCTCGCCGGAAGACCAAGGGTTCCTGTCCAACGTTAATCGGGGCAGGGTGAGTCGACCCCTAAGATGAGGCTGAGAAGCGTAATCGATGGGAAACGGGTTAATATTCCCGTACTTTTTACGACTGCGATGGGGGGACGGAGAAGGCTAGGTGGGCCTGGTGATGGTTATCCAGGTTCAAGTGCGTAGGCGGAAGGTTTAGGTAAATCCGGACCTTTTTTAACGCTGAGACACGATGTCGAGCTACTAAGGTAGTGAAGTCATTGATGCCATGCTTCCAGGAAAAGCCTCTAAGCTTCAGGTCGTAAGAAATCGTACCCCAAACCGACACAGGTGGTCGGGTAGAGAATACCAAGGCGCTTGAGAGAACTCGGGTGAAGGAACTAGGCAAAATGGTACCGTAACTTCGGGAGAAGGTACGCTGCCGGCGGTGATGGGACTTGCTCCTTAAGCTGCTGGCAGTCGCAGATACCAGGTGGCTGCAACTGTTTATTAAAAACACAGCACTGTGCAAAATCGAAAGATGACGTATACGGTGTGACGCCTGCCCGGTGCCGGAAGGTTAATTGATGGGGTTATCTTCGGAGAAGCTCTTGATCGAAGCCCCGGTAAACGGCGGCCGTAACTATAACGGTCCTAAGGTAGCGAAATTCCTTGTCGGGTAAGTTCCGACCTGCACGAATGGCGTAATGATGGCCACGCTGTCTCCACCCGAGACTCAGTGAAATTGAAATCGCAGTGAAGATGCTGTGTACCCGCGGCTAGACGGAAAGACCCCGTGAACCTTTACTACAGCTTGGCACTGAACATTGACCCTACATGTGTAGGATAGGTGGGAGACTTTGAAACCGCGTCGCCAGATGCGGTGGAGTCAACCTTGAAATACCACCCTTGTATGCTTGATGTTCTAACGTTGGTCCCTAATCGGGATTGCGGACAGTGCCTGGTGGGTAGTTTGACTGGGGCGGTCTCCTCCCAAAGAGTAACGGAGGAGCACGAAGGTGGGCTAATCACGGTCGGACATCGTGAGGTTAGTGCAATGGCATAAGCCCGCTTGACTGCGAGAATGACAATTCGAGCAGGTGCGAAAGCAGGTCATAGTGATCCGGTGGTTCTGAATGGAAGGGCCATCGCTCAACGGATAAAAGGTACTCCGGGGATAACAGGCTGATACCGCCCAAGAGTTCATATCGACGGCGGTGTTTGGCACCTCGATGTCGGCTCATCACATCCTGGGGCTGAAGTCGGTCCCAAGGGTATGGCTGTTCGCCATTTAAAGTGGTACGCGAGCTGGGTTTAGAACGTCGTGAGACAGTTCGGTCCCTATCTGCCGTGGGCGTTGGAAGATTGAAGGGGGCTGCTCCTAGTACGAGAGGACCGGAGTGGACGAACCACTGGTGTTCGGGTTGTCATGCCAATGGCATTGCCCGGTAGCTAAGTTCGGAATCGATAACCGCTGAAAGCATCTAAGCGGGAAGCGAGCCCTGAGATGAGTCTTCCCTGGCACTATAAGTGTCCTAAAGGGTTGTTCGAGACTAGAACGTTGATAGGCAGGGTGTGTAAGCGTAGCGATACGTTGAGCTAACCTGTACTAATTGCCCGTGAGGCTTAACCATACAACACCCAAAGGGTTTTGATGGACTCAAAAGAATACGACTCTACGAGTCAAAAGATACTTGAATGAAGTATTGAGAACATTATTACGAATTATCAGACTTTCCAAATTTCGTTAAACGCGAATATTCGCGGTTAACAACAAAATTTGCTTGGCGACCATAGCATTGTGGACCCACCTGACTCCATTCCGAACTCAGAAGTGAAACACAATCGCGCCGATGGTAGTGTGGGGTCTCCCCATGTGAGAGTAGGTCATCGCCAGGCTTCGCTTTATGTCTTCAGATTTTAGATATCTGAAAGCAAACTAGTTCTGCATTATGCAGACAGTAAAAAACCCAGCCTTTGGCTGGGTTTTTTGCGTTTAAGACTTATTAAAAAATGAATGAAAATAGGATCAATGTAGCCAGCTTAGATAAAGTGGGTTTTATCATGCAATTATGATTACCTACTTATTGCTACTGTTTTAAATTAGATTGCTTATCCCCTAAATAATTGGTGTTGCTAGTTGGTGGCAAGTGATGAGTATAGGTGTACTATATGATTGAGGGCTAACAAGCGTAACCGTAACGGTTACTTTTATTCATATACAAACCTAACTGCTTCAAGTCTGAAGGGTATATAATAGTTTGGTACTTGATTGGCTATTTTTACTTTAATATAACCCTGCTTATATTAAGCTTTATTATGCAGAATTTCATGTATACCCAAAGTAATTGGAGCTACTAGTTGACGGTAAATGAGAGACTTCATGAGTATAGATATTCTATATGATTGAGGAGAACTAACGTAGCCATTGCCATTATAAATCTAGCCTAGCAACTTCAATTAAGAAGGGATAGGACAATTAATTTCGTCACTATATATCTTTAAAAGAGAGTAAATATCATGGCATTTGTCGTAACAGATAACTGTATTCAATGTAAATATACCGACTGTGTTGCTGTCTGCCCTGCTGATGCATTCTATGAAGGTCCAAATTTTATGGTAATAAGCCCGATAGATTGTATTGATTGTGGACTGTGTGTACCTGAATGTGATGCAGAAGCGATCTTTCAAGAAGACGAACTTGAGCCTGAGCAGACAATCTTTATTGAGTTGAATGAAGAACTCTCAGAAATATGGCCAAATATTACAGAAGCAAAATCTGCAATGGATGAAGCGGAAAAGTGGAATGGGGTTCCTAATAAGCTCGGTATGCTTGAGAAATAAAGTCGTCTATTTATATAGTTAATTATCTTGATTATTCATCTAGGCAGCTCTTTTGCAAATATTGAGAGGCATTCGTGATCTTATACCTAAAATAATTGGAGTTGCTAGTAGGCGGTAAATGAGCGTAGCCAACAACCTAGCGACTTCAAGTATGAAGAGTATATACGTAATGCCCCATCTTTATTTAATGATGTTGACGACGTAGATTATCAAGGATAATTCCTGTTGCCATCGCGACATTTAATGATTCAGCGCCACCGAATGCAGGAATCGTAATTTTATCAGTGACAAACTGCTCTGCCTCTTCTCGAACACCATGAGATTCACTCCCCATCAATAAGATCCCCTCTGGTGAAAAATCAGTTTTGTGGATATTTTCACCTTCAAGAAAAGCACCATAAACCGGAATATCGGCTTGTTCTAGATAGAGCGGTAAATCAGTCAGAGTGACCGTGACCCGCCCAAAGCTGCCCATGGTTGCTCTAATTGTTTTTGGGTTATAAGGATCAGCGCAATCACGGCTAGCAATGATATGTTTGATACCATACCAATCCGCAAGACGAATAATAGTACCTAGATTACCTGGATCAGAGACACCATCTAAGGCAATCATTAACCCTTTTGCTTGAGGGATTTTATCTTTTGGGATTTCAACAATCGCAACAGCAGCATTATTACTCACCAAGCTACTTGCTTTGGTTAACTCTTCTAATGAGGCTTCAATAGATTGAAAAGCTTGTAATCGTTCTTGATTAGCAGATAAAAATTCAGCCGTACCGAAAATTTGCTTAATAATTAATGAAGAATCAAGAAGTTCAATTACATTCTTCTCGCCTTCAACTAAGAATAAGCCTTGTACTTTACGCTGTTTTTTTTGCCCTAGAGCTCGAAGTAATTTAATTTGGTTTTTTGAAATCATAGTTATATCCCAGTTGAAAGCGCAGGCATTATATACTGAATTAACTTGGAGATGCGAGTATTGCTGATAAACAACAATGACAACAAAAAGAACTTCACGTAGAATCCCCCTCATTGTGAGCTGCTGAACGAATTTTGTTCACTTTGCTAAGACACCATTAACACGAGACATCGAGATATATGATACGTTTAACCGAAATTAAGCTTCCTTTAGATCATCAGGAAGATGCACTTCTTACGGCAATTACTAATAAACTAGGCATTAATGCAGAGCAAGTTTTGTCATTCAATATGTTTAAGCGTGGCTATGATGCTCGTAAAAAAAGTAAGATTTTATTGATTTATACTCTTGATGTGGTTGTCGAGAACGAAGATCAGCTTCTTGAGCAGTTTGTTGGTGATCAGCATGTCAAGTTAACACCTGATATGGACTATAAGTTTGTTGCTCAAGCCCCTGAAGGTTTGACTGAGCGTCCAGTTGTTATTGGCTTTGGCCCTTGTGGATTGTTTTCTGCCCTTATTCTTGCTCAAAGTGGTTTCAAGCCGATTGTTGTTGAGCGTGGCAAAGAGGTTCGTGAGCGTACTAAAGATACGTTTGGCTTCTGGCGTAAACGTAAACTTAATCCAGAATCAAATGTTCAATTTGGTGAAGGCGGAGCCGGTACATTCTCTGACGGTAAGCTGTATAGCCAAGTCAAAGATCCTAAACATTATGGTCGTAAAGTTATTGAAGAGTTTGTCGCTTCGGGTGCCCCTGAGGAGATCCGTTATGTCAGTAAACCGCATATTGGTACCTTTAAATTGGTCACCATGATTGAAAAGATGCGTGCAAAAATCATTGAACTGGGTGGCGAAATTCGTTTTAGCACGCGAGTTGATGATTTACATATTGAAGATGGGCAAATTACGGGTTTAACACTCTCTAATGGTGAAGAGATACAGTCTCGTCATGTTATCTTAGCCGTAGGTCATAGTGCTCGTGATACCTTTGAAATGCTGCATCAACGCGGTGTTTATATGGAAGCTAAACCATTTTCTGTTGGTTTCCGTATTGAGCATAAACAATCTGTTATTGATAAAGCGCGTTTTGGTTCGAATGCAGGCAACCCAATTCTTGGTGCTGCTGATTATAAATTGGTTCATCATTGTAAAAATGGTCGTACGGTGTATAGCTTCTGTATGTGTCCAGGTGGCACAGTGGTTGCAGCAACGTCAGAAGAAGGTCGTGTTGTGACAAATGGTATGAGCCAATACTCACGTGCAGAACGTAACGCGAACAGTGCGATTGTAGTTGGTATCTCTCCAGAAAAAGATTACCCAGGTGACCCATTGGCGGGTATTCGTTTACAGCGTCAACTAGAGACGGGTGCTTTTAATCTCGGCGGAGAGAACTATGATGCCCCAGCACAAAAAATTGGTGATTTCTTAAAAGGGAGCGATCCAAGTGAGTTAGGTGATGTTGCACCTTCATTTACACCGGGTATTAAACTCACGGATATTTCAAAAGCACTGCCTGACTTTGCGATTGAAGCGATCAGAGAAGCGATTCCAGCCTTTGATAAGAAGATTAAAGGCTTTGCGGATGCTGATGGTCTTTTAACAGGTGTTGAGACGCGTACATCTTCCCCTGTTTGTATTAAACGTGGCAAAGATTACCAGAGCCTCAATTTGAAAGGTTTCTTCCCAGCAGGTGAAGGTGCGGGTTATGCCGGTGGAATTCTATCTGCAGGTATTGATGGGATTAAAGCCGCTGAAGCATTAGCTATTTCAATGGTAGAGTCTGCAGAGAGTTAGTTTGTACCAATAATTTAATTCAGATACTTAATGAGCCGCTGTGATTTTTTAATACTGCGGCTTTTTTATTACCCATGACTTATTATTTTTATTGGAATGACTTTCTTTTCTGGTGGATAACACAATCCAGCCTCAGCACAGCCTTGATAATGAATTGTTATGCTTTTTTGTTTGATATCTGCGATTGGGATATCGATCGCTAAACTGTCCTTATAGATATCAACAATACCAAAATAAGGATCTTGATGTGTGATACCTTCAGGCAGAGTAAAATATTCAATAGTTTGGTTATTGACTATAACTTTGATTTTTTCTTTATAGAGATAGTAACCCGGTTTAATCTGCCAACGGATATTTAATTTGCTGTGATTTTGCTGCTTAAAATCAATAATAAAAGCTTCTGAGGCAGGCAAGAAACGAACTTGATGGTTTAACTTTGTAGATTTATTGAGTATTGGATTAGCATTAAGGTTACTACTGATAAATAATAAAATTGCGGTTATAGAAAGGACGGTGATTAATCCCGTTCTTATTGGACTTTTAGTATTAAGCACATCATGATCCTTATCATTATCTATTGTGCTTATTGTATCGAACTGACTCTTCTTTTTTGTCTTAAAATTTATAATCCATAAAAAAACAGCTACTGACTAAAAGTCGGTAGCTATTTCATCATCTCTATTTATATTGTTTTATACCCTTCATACTTGAAGTTGCTAGGTTGTTGGCTGTATTCGTTCGCCCCAATTATATAGTGCAGCTATACTCATGGGGCCTCACTCACTTGCCGCCTACTAGCAACGCCAATTATTTTTGGTAAAAATGTTATTAATTACAAAACAATGCCACCCACAAGGAAGCCCAAAGCAACGGCTGTTGTAATGGTTGCTACTCCTGGGATAAAGAATGGATGGTTGAATACCCACTTCCCGATACGTGTTGAACCTGTATCATCCATTTCTACCGCAGCTAATAACGTTGGATATGTTGGCAGAACAAACAGTGCACTTACAGCTGCAAAAGAAGCAATGGCAGTTAAAGGTGATACCCCAATAGCGAGGGCTGCTGGCATTAATGCGGTCGTTGTTGCACCTTGAGAATATAAAAGCATTGATGCAAAGAACAGTGTTACCGCTAGCATCCATGGGTATTGCTCTAAGATAGAGCCTGCGAATGATTTGATTTCACCAATATGAGCAGAAACAAAAGTATCACCTAACCATGCGACACCAAGAACACAAACACACGCACTCATACCTGATTTAAACGTAGCAGCATTGGCAATTTTAGAGGCATCAATTTTAGTGAAAATAACAATTGCCATCGCGGCGGTAAGCATAAATGCCATGATAGCGTAGTTACGGCTAATTGTTGGGTGTTCAATAATACCAACCGCTTTAGAGATGACAGTTGCATAACTAACAACGGCAATAATGGCAGCGATAAAGATATATACAGACATCTTAGCCGTTGGCAGAATTTCACGTTTGGTTGCACCTTGAGTTTTGATTAACCCTTTGCTCATGCGTTCAATATAGATAGGATCATCTTTTAATTCACAACCCAAGAAATTAGAGATAAATGCACCGACCATACAAGCAACAAATGTGGTTGGAATACAGATAGCCAGTAGCGTTAAATAACCCACACCCAATGGCTCAAGAATTCCAGAGAAGAAGACAACCGCTGCAGAGATAGGTGAGGCAGTAATCGCTATTTGTGAGGCGATAACAGCAATAGAAAGTGGGCGAGAAGGGCGAACACCTTGCTCTTTCGCAACTTCGGCAATAACCGGAAGCGTTGAGAATGCCGTATGTCCTGTACCTGCTAATACCGTCATAAAGAAGGTAACTATCGGGGCATAAAATGTAATACGTTTAGGGTTTTTTCGTAGAAATTGCTCAGCTAAATCGACAAGCCAATCCATGCCGCCAGCAACCTGCATCGCAGCAATGGCGGTAATCACAGACATAATAATTAGGATAACATCAACAGGGATACTTCCTGCATCGACACCTAAAATAAGGGAAAGGAATAAAACACCAGCACCACCGGCAAAACCAATACCGATACCACCAATTCGAGCCCCTAGAAATATAAAGGCCAGTACAATAAATAATTCAACAGCAATCATGCTTATTATCTCCATTTTTTTAAACATTAAAATCAAAAATTAATACTTAAAAAAATGTGGATGAACGGAGTCTAGGGCACTATTTAAATAGTGCCCTAAATCGTATTTAATGATTATTTTTTATTTTTAACTATTTGATTTTATATTGTATTCTTTTTTGTAATACATCGCGATATAAAATCAAAGATTAATCATATTAGTTATAACGTTTCGCTTTATATTGTGGATGCATTAAGTTTTCGATAGAGAAAATATCATCTAACTCTTCTGCTGTTAATAACCCGCGTTCTAACACCACCTCACGAACGCTCTTACCTGTTTCCGCACAAATCTTACCAACGATATCACCTTCGTGGTGACCGATTAATGGATTCAAGTAAGTGACGATACCAATAGAGTTATGTACGAATGCTTCACAGACTTCTTTATTCACTGTGATACCATCAATACACTTATCACGTAAGTTTTTACACGCATTAGAAAGTAATTGAATAGATTCAAAGATAACTTGACCAATCACAGGTTCCATTACGTTTAACTGTAGCTGTCCCGCTTCTGCTGCAAATGTTAGCGTTGTGTCGTTACCGATAACTTTAAATGCGACTTGGTTAACTACCTCTGGAATAACAGGGTTAACTTTAGCTGGCATGATTGAAGAGCCCGCTTGCATTTCAGGAAGGTTCAACTCATTAAAGCCAGAGCGAGGACCAGATGAAAGTAGACGTAAATCGTTACAGATCTTAGACAGTTTTACCGCTAGGCGTTTTAGTGAGCCATGAACCATCACGTATGAACCACAATCCGAGGTTGCTTCGATTAAGTTCTCTGCAGGAGTACAAGGCAAACCAGTGACTTCAGCTAGTTTAGTTACTGCTAGAGGTTGGTAACCTCCTGGAGTATTTAGTGCAGTACCGATAGCCGTTGCACCTAGGTTTACTTCAAGTAGAAGCTGAGCGGTATAGTGTAAATTTTTAATTTCTTCTTTTAGTAGAATGCTGAATGCTTTAAATTCTTGCCCTACTGTCATTGGAACCGCGTCTTGCAGCTGAGTACGACCCATCTTAATGATGTTATCAAACTCAACACTCTTATTATCGAATGCAGTTTGTAAGTAACCAATTGACTCAACTAATGTTGTAATGCTATTGAAAACAGCAATACGGAAACCTGTTGGGTAAGCACAGTTTGTTGACTGGCTCTTATTAACGTGATCGTTAGGGTTGACGATGTCATATTCACCCTTCTTATGACCCATTAACTCCAGTGCTAAGTTAGCAACCACTTCGTTAGCATTCATGTTTACAGAAGTACCTGCGCCACCTTGGAATACATCCGATGGGAATTGATCCATGCACTTGCCTGTTTCTAAAATCAGGTCACATGCTTTTACGATATATTGGCCAACTTCTGCAGGAATCGCGCCTAATTCAGTATTCGCTAGCGCGGCAGCTTTTTTAGTAAAGACCATGCCACGAACAAATTCAGGAACATCTGAAATCGTTGTTGATGAGATATTAAAGTTTTCCATTGCGCGCAAAGTGTGGATACCGTAATACGCGTCAGCAGGTACATGACGAGAGCCTAATAGATCTTCTTCAATACGAGTGTTTGTAGCTTGCTGTTCTAAATTAGCCATGAGGTTAACCTTAAATAAAGACAAATAATCTGATAGTTAACACTAATTGTAGGCATCCATTCTTTAGTGTTGGGTATTAGCAATCATTCCAACTGATTGACTATGATCATACAATGTAAAAATAAAAATAAAAGTTAATGTTGATCACTTTTATCACTCTAGATTGAGTATTATCAATAAATGTGATGAGCATCTCATTACATAACAAAGGGGTATTAATAGTACCCATTTTTAGGTATTAATCTTGGTATAAAGATATTCATCGCAATGTAAAATAATGTGTTACGATTAAGAGTAAATTAAACATGAATGTAAACTTAATTACCGAGGTCAGTAGTGTTTCCTATTTTACTCGTTCTATTTATTTTAGTTCCAATTATTGAAATATCGCTATTTATTCAAGTTGGCGGTTTTTTAGGGCTTTGGCCTACCATTGCAATTGTACTTACCACGGCGATTGTTGGCGCCTCGCTTGTGCGCAGCCAAGGATTGATGACGCTTCTATCTGTTCAGAATAAAATGCAACAAGGAGAACTTCCTGCACAAGAGATTGTTGAAGGTGTGATGCTTGCTGTTGCGGGTGTTTTGCTATTAACACCTGGATTTATGACTGACTTTTTAGGGATGCTTGTTCTATTACCAAGACCGCGTGCAATCTTAGCCAAAAAGTTGATGCAACGAGTTAGCTTAAAATCAATGAGTGGATCAGGTTTTGGTGGTCAATTTGGTGGCGGCTTTGGATCTGGACATAACCCATTTGAACGTGATGATAATACG
It encodes the following:
- the fdxA gene encoding ferredoxin FdxA; translation: MAFVVTDNCIQCKYTDCVAVCPADAFYEGPNFMVISPIDCIDCGLCVPECDAEAIFQEDELEPEQTIFIELNEELSEIWPNITEAKSAMDEAEKWNGVPNKLGMLEK
- a CDS encoding RNA methyltransferase: MISKNQIKLLRALGQKKQRKVQGLFLVEGEKNVIELLDSSLIIKQIFGTAEFLSANQERLQAFQSIEASLEELTKASSLVSNNAAVAIVEIPKDKIPQAKGLMIALDGVSDPGNLGTIIRLADWYGIKHIIASRDCADPYNPKTIRATMGSFGRVTVTLTDLPLYLEQADIPVYGAFLEGENIHKTDFSPEGILLMGSESHGVREEAEQFVTDKITIPAFGGAESLNVAMATGIILDNLRRQHH
- a CDS encoding NAD(P)/FAD-dependent oxidoreductase → MIRLTEIKLPLDHQEDALLTAITNKLGINAEQVLSFNMFKRGYDARKKSKILLIYTLDVVVENEDQLLEQFVGDQHVKLTPDMDYKFVAQAPEGLTERPVVIGFGPCGLFSALILAQSGFKPIVVERGKEVRERTKDTFGFWRKRKLNPESNVQFGEGGAGTFSDGKLYSQVKDPKHYGRKVIEEFVASGAPEEIRYVSKPHIGTFKLVTMIEKMRAKIIELGGEIRFSTRVDDLHIEDGQITGLTLSNGEEIQSRHVILAVGHSARDTFEMLHQRGVYMEAKPFSVGFRIEHKQSVIDKARFGSNAGNPILGAADYKLVHHCKNGRTVYSFCMCPGGTVVAATSEEGRVVTNGMSQYSRAERNANSAIVVGISPEKDYPGDPLAGIRLQRQLETGAFNLGGENYDAPAQKIGDFLKGSDPSELGDVAPSFTPGIKLTDISKALPDFAIEAIREAIPAFDKKIKGFADADGLLTGVETRTSSPVCIKRGKDYQSLNLKGFFPAGEGAGYAGGILSAGIDGIKAAEALAISMVESAES
- a CDS encoding protein-disulfide reductase DsbD domain-containing protein yields the protein MLNTKSPIRTGLITVLSITAILLFISSNLNANPILNKSTKLNHQVRFLPASEAFIIDFKQQNHSKLNIRWQIKPGYYLYKEKIKVIVNNQTIEYFTLPEGITHQDPYFGIVDIYKDSLAIDIPIADIKQKSITIHYQGCAEAGLCYPPEKKVIPIKIISHG
- a CDS encoding anaerobic C4-dicarboxylate transporter: MIAVELFIVLAFIFLGARIGGIGIGFAGGAGVLFLSLILGVDAGSIPVDVILIIMSVITAIAAMQVAGGMDWLVDLAEQFLRKNPKRITFYAPIVTFFMTVLAGTGHTAFSTLPVIAEVAKEQGVRPSRPLSIAVIASQIAITASPISAAVVFFSGILEPLGVGYLTLLAICIPTTFVACMVGAFISNFLGCELKDDPIYIERMSKGLIKTQGATKREILPTAKMSVYIFIAAIIAVVSYATVISKAVGIIEHPTISRNYAIMAFMLTAAMAIVIFTKIDASKIANAATFKSGMSACVCVLGVAWLGDTFVSAHIGEIKSFAGSILEQYPWMLAVTLFFASMLLYSQGATTTALMPAALAIGVSPLTAIASFAAVSALFVLPTYPTLLAAVEMDDTGSTRIGKWVFNHPFFIPGVATITTAVALGFLVGGIVL
- the aspA gene encoding aspartate ammonia-lyase — translated: MANLEQQATNTRIEEDLLGSRHVPADAYYGIHTLRAMENFNISSTTISDVPEFVRGMVFTKKAAALANTELGAIPAEVGQYIVKACDLILETGKCMDQFPSDVFQGGAGTSVNMNANEVVANLALELMGHKKGEYDIVNPNDHVNKSQSTNCAYPTGFRIAVFNSITTLVESIGYLQTAFDNKSVEFDNIIKMGRTQLQDAVPMTVGQEFKAFSILLKEEIKNLHYTAQLLLEVNLGATAIGTALNTPGGYQPLAVTKLAEVTGLPCTPAENLIEATSDCGSYVMVHGSLKRLAVKLSKICNDLRLLSSGPRSGFNELNLPEMQAGSSIMPAKVNPVIPEVVNQVAFKVIGNDTTLTFAAEAGQLQLNVMEPVIGQVIFESIQLLSNACKNLRDKCIDGITVNKEVCEAFVHNSIGIVTYLNPLIGHHEGDIVGKICAETGKSVREVVLERGLLTAEELDDIFSIENLMHPQYKAKRYN
- a CDS encoding FxsA family protein; amino-acid sequence: MFPILLVLFILVPIIEISLFIQVGGFLGLWPTIAIVLTTAIVGASLVRSQGLMTLLSVQNKMQQGELPAQEIVEGVMLAVAGVLLLTPGFMTDFLGMLVLLPRPRAILAKKLMQRVSLKSMSGSGFGGQFGGGFGSGHNPFERDDNTFDGEFERKDKYDEKNKRDDNDQNRLN